One window of the Lepeophtheirus salmonis chromosome 7, UVic_Lsal_1.4, whole genome shotgun sequence genome contains the following:
- the LOC121122246 gene encoding uncharacterized protein, producing MQHSETNYDSPNSFASSSYNPAAPSGTEPPNVVLFPPHSSSAPSSPISPPSGSSPSSSSWHPPDHDRRSGSGYSSRFYGEGLDEEGRVMSSLSGNAASYFMDSSSTHSSSPGFNPYAAVAAAAGNVIHSPWSNYGMTGISTDFQRCSGIVPDPSPSSSSSRESRECVYCGTISTSSWTSDATGHDLCDTCTRRVYYMQIKERTSTHQRQQSSFHSSTKGSTPSSASSRSRYPTFQNAYRRACCTNCGTSTTTLWRRNNDGEPVCNACGLYYKLHSVNRPLAMRKDGIQTRKRKQKSSALTKKSFKASEVNKKSSSSMLKMDLDTHHSVSHHHGHHSHHLPTGGQFSGLQGSAHHHHHHHHFGDKSESRESVKSEPFELSGSALHSGHQQPVHSSSSPVSLYSSHLSGLPPLTPAAGGSSGVPAMGAGANHVGAHSVQQHSSSGQFDPRYTGYYHHHHHNPSFYAPGIPEYPPFPKLNLQPS from the exons ATGCAGCACTCAGAGACCAATTACGACTCTCCAAATTCATTCGCTTCTTCTTCATATAACCCCGCTGCGCCTAGTGGAACTGAGCCGCCTAATGTAGTCCTCTTTCCACCCCATTCATCCTCTGCTCCATCCTCTCCCATCTCCCCCCCTTCTGGCTCATCTCCATCCTCTTCTTCATGGCATCCTCCAGATCATGATAGACGTAGCGGGAGTGGCTATTCTTCCCGATTCTATGGCGAGGGTCTCGATGAAGAAGGCCGTGTGATGTCATCTCTAAGCGGAAACGCCGCTTCATACTTTATGGACTCCAGTTCGACCCATTCGTCCTCTCCTGGATTTAACCCATATGCTGCAGTGGCTGCCGCGGCTGGAAATGTGATTCATTCGCCATGGAGTAATTATGGTATGACAGGGATATCCACGGATTTTCAAAGGTGTTCTGGGATCG TTCCAGATCCTTCCCCATCGTCCTCATCCTCACGGGAAAGTAGAGAATGTGTGTACTGTGGAACGATTTCAACGTCTTCTTGGACATCGGATGCGACAGGACATGATCTGTGCGATACATGTACACGGCGTGTGTACTACATGCAGATTAAAGAAAGGACTTCCACCCATCAGCGCCAACAGTCCTCCTTTCACAGCAGCACCAAAGGATCAACGCCATCATCCGCGTCATCGCGTTCCCGCTAT CCAACATTTCAAAATGCATACAGAAGAGCTTGCTGCACGAATTGTGGAACAAGCACCACGACCCTCTGGCGAAGGAACAATGACGGAGAGCCCGTTTGCAACGCTTGTGGTCtctattataaattacatagtGTGAATCGACCCCTGGCCATGAGGAAGGACGGGATTCAAACACGGAAACGGAAACAAAAGAGTTCCGCCTTAACCAAGAAGAGCTTCAAGGCCTCTGAAG TCAACAAAAAGTCGTCTTCCTCCATGCTGAAGATGGACCTGGATACCCATCACTCCGTCTCTCACCACCATGGACATCATAGCCATCATTTGCCAACAGGCGGGCAATTTAGTGGCCTCCAAGGCTCTGCACATCATCATCACCACCACCATCATTTTGGTGACAAGTCCGAGAGTCGCGAATCTGTCAAATCTGAGCCTTTTGAACTCTCAGGCTCTGCTCTCCATTCCGGCCATCAACAGCCTGTGCATTCGTCCTCTTCTCCAGTTTCGCTTTATTCCAGTCATTTATCAGGGCTACCACCCCTAACACCAGCTGCTGGGGGTAGTAGCGGTGTTCCCGCCATGGGGGCAGGCGCGAACCATGTTGGGGCACACTCTGTTCAACAACATTCCTCTTCaggacaatttgatccccgctacACGGGATACTATCACCACCACCATCATAATCCATCCTTTTATGCGCCCGGGATACCAGAGTATCCTCCATTTCCGAAGTTGAATTTGCAACCTTCATGA
- the LOC121121792 gene encoding protein eyes shut — translation MTRRMIYQKTKYILCILGGILQVGNFQEAPTTIPIQMNDPVPPLNPCKSNPCQNGICSIDYENSTRNYHCYCEDGYTGANCETDWNECWSNPCKNSGLCIDQVADYNCTCPPGYRGKVCEVNIDECLSDPCLNNGTCVDDVNGYFCECHNGFAGLNCETDVSICNTTAARKCANGGHCIDGLGEKHFCYCSSGWTGDECKENVDECISNPCLHEGMCMDTPGAYICSCQFGFTGIHCEIQLEPCRENPCLNDALCFMLDPETLQCYCVPDFHGPRCEYKYNDCLLPPLPKCFNGGTCLDGVDDFTCSCPGDYMGRHCECPLDNPDNCINVNESVSWVVDPSYLTTKYYTFNIETSTPESTEDALLTTIESSKTLNSQASSEEVFPTSTMVYSITNSDGIMISPVTSLYIYEKSSSELITKSFLAGDEYVIHTTPILAGKTGVIEPTRSISVTSTTQNSNTVQVEQSTSSIGITEVSIEFDNKKYGASKEDQIVTSLTGLVEGGDDQTQDGQSEAELTTLLTTTTQSSTTTPRKEARIETLSTPFTEIEITTLYPYVTNLKEHSTTSSISTTYLLREASSTESIETTTLVIDKLETTTTTASDTRTTTLISKELATEEVDYKTTTKDDSNDSGLILPVDSTTISSSKDEETLRPEIGSTASGSAHEGDHISQETTTPTSSFITEEESMARNITYHHTITQEDGILQPFDNRSVEHFNDLICTSNVCSNGGTCLTTLSGVKCICPLQYHGVQCEEEVFIETPGFVGHSGLVHKLSKNNIVKDRNFHVQLSFRTSQEEGLILFTGEDVGYLLVSGYIKDGILTFKISCGHQIILFSDPRHRVDTGYLQRLSINITIFDTICSTSIQLNETRTMSGDQQIDSLPQIPDMLYMGLVPHKKELGNGIINVGFQGCMKHLQLNSNELNLYRDAVDGRDIVECKSAICAIQPCRNGAICAQHEDSGSWFCDCPPGFTGALCERPVCQTNPCQYGGTCLGSKTGSGFLCLCQAGRRGSLCEEEVELTQPSFRSSVGGYSSYLAYPVHTQNVLKSLEWQFHFSTPNTDQVALLFFLGQRGIHDFGSDFIALSYIKGHILMTWDLGAGPRRIFTKRPVDERYFVHAVRFGRNGRRGWLQVDNFPNITGLSPGKREFLNVTSMYYYIGGHENYNFSLLPHDFPVHRGFSGCMFDMAYRSYVTGQLTPLALPSKIGSSPIRGRNVEQCHYDICSSSPCSNGGTCIGYGASFLCECTDGRYGITCSEDTSACTTGMHKCAVSSKCTVTLKGSYECICPFGKSGKYCDQDLIVSDPLFTGHGSYMQTHLKSAIRFNTHIHIEIRPQTLEGHIIHLGQSRNGRHQDFLSLLLVNGSVVFSFSLGGPIGGNVGNTVTIRTCCVEIDKWYSVEAGRYGRKGYLRLDGQFTTGSTESGLNTLDVDQELFLGGIPSSHMLFIDFVSKHYYEGCIRNLHINEKSYPLTSTGNHWKGWNIKDCDGTACGGELCQNGGKCSLSENIHNHRGYECGCPDNYIGEHCEQHRLCINACENDGICSIGDDEIIHCDCPLGYHGSFCSDEEEIRVPRFYGDGFISFVLSETKSIRHVTSVGLSFKTKEAHGMLLWLGQDQTSDDYLGVGLKDGMVHLVWNLGWFSRTELTVPSKVNDDKWHRVLIDRIRQELKLDVDGKIYQSRVTGSYHELNTVNVVLIGGSSEKDNVQDMTRGHYSMGFNGCMRNVTIQSSSMDKALKQKSSGIQGRNIDICLV, via the exons gaCTAAATTGTGAAACAGATGTGTCTATTTGTAATACAACTGCCGCTCGGAAATGTGCAAATGGAGGGCATTGCATTGATGGACTCGGAGAAAAACACTTTTGCTATTGTTCGTCTG GTTGGACTGGAGATGAATGTAAGGAGAATGTTGACGAGTGTATAAGTAATCCATGTCTACATGAAGGCATGTGTATGGATACTCCGGGGGCCTATATATGCAGCTGCCAATTTg GTTTTACTGGAATCCATTGTGAAATACAGCTGGAACCTTGTAGAGAGAATCCTTGTTTGAATGATGCTCTTTGCTTCATGCTAGACCCTGAGACATTACAATGCTACTGTGTTCCTGATTTCCATGGACCAAGATGTGAATACAAATATAACGACTGCCTCCTCCCGCCTTTGCCCAA GTGCTTCAATGGAGGGACGTGCCTTGATGGTGTGGATGACTTTACATGTTCTTGTCCAGGGGATTATATGGGAAGGCACTGTGAATGCCCCTTGGATAATCCAGACAACTGTATAAATGTGAATGAATCCGTTTCTTGGGTAGTTGATCCATCTTATCTCACAACGAAATACTACAcatttaatattgaaacatCGACTCCTGAGTCAACGGAAGATGCACTGTTGACTACTATTGAGAGTTCAAAGACTCTAAACTCTCAAGCCAGCTCAGAAGAAGTATTTCCAACTTCAACCATGGTGTATAGCATCACTAATTCGGATGGCATCATGATCTCCCCAGTCAcatctctttatatatatgaaaagtcCAGTAGCGAATTAATAACCAAGAGCTTTTTAGCTGGTGACGAATATGTCATTCACACAACTCCTATCCTGGCGGGAAAGACCGGAGTCATTGAACCAACTAGATCAATCAGTGTAACCTCAACAACGCAAAACTCAAATACAGTCCAAGTGGAACAATCAACTTCTTCCATTGGTATTACGGAAGTCAGTATCGAGTTTGATAACAAAAAGTATGGGGCCTCAAAGGAAGATCAAATAGTGACGTCTCTCACGGGTCTGGTTGAAGGTGGAGATGATCAAACACAGGATGGTCAAAGTGAAGCAGAACTCACTACTCTCTTAACAACGACAACTCAATCTAGTACGACCACTCCAAGGAAAGAAGCTCGAATAGAAACCCTTTCAACTCCTTTTACAGAGATTGAGATCACTACATTATATCCATATGTGACGAACTTGAAGGAACATTCGACAACATCATCAATAAGTACAACCTATCTGCTAAGAGAAGCAAGTAGTACAGAGTCTATTGAAACAACAACATTAGTCATTGATAAACTCGAAACAACCACAACCACAGCTTCGGATACAAGGACCACAACCCTAATTTCAAAGGAATTAGCAACAGAAGAAGTGGACTATAAGACTACAACAAAGGATGATAGTAATGATAGTGGATTGATTCTCCCCGTTGATTCAACAACGATCTCTTCTTCAAAGGATGAGGAGACGTTGAGACCAGAGATAGGCTCCACAGCATCAGGATCTGCTCATGAAGGTGATCATATTTCACAAGAGACTACAACTCCGACCTCATCTTTTATAACAGAAGAAGAAAGTATGGCCCGAAACATTACTTATCATCATACCATAACACAAGAGGATGGAATACTCCAGCCTTTCGACAATCGCTCTGTAGAACATTTTAATGATCTCATCTGCACAAGTAATGTGTGTTCTAATGGTGGAACCTGTTTGACAACTCTAAGTGGTGTTAAATGTATTTGCCCTCTTCAATACCATGGGGTTCAATGTGAGGAAGAAGTCTTCATAGAAACCCCTGGATTTGTGGGTCATTCTGGATTAGTGCATAAATtgtccaaaaataatattgttaaggATCGCAATTTCCATGTACAGCTCAGCTTTAGAACTTCACAAGAGGAAGGATTAATCCTCTTTACAG GTGAAGATGTGGGATATTTATTGGTTTCAGGATACATCAAGGACGGTATTTTAACCTTTAAAATCAGTTGTGGCCATCAGATTATTTTGTTCTCGGATCCAAGACATCGAGTGGATACTGGATATCTCCAAAGGCTTTCCATTAACATCACCATCTTTGACACAATTTGTTCCACAAGTATACAACTGAATGAGACTCGCACAATGAGTGGAGATCAGCAAATTGACTCTCTGCCACAAATACCAGATATGCTCTACATGGGACTCGTTCCGCACAAAAAAGAGTTGGGAAATGGAATTATTAATGTAGGATTTCAAGGGTGTATGAAGCATCTCCAA ttaaattcaAACGAATTAAATTTATATCGGGATGCTGTGGATGGTCGTGATATTGTAGAATGCAAGTCAGCCATTTGTGCAATTCAACCTTGTAGAAATGGAGCCATTTGTGCTCAGCATGAAGATAGTGGATCCTGGTTTTGTGATTGTCCTCCTGGTTTTACTGGAGCACTATGTGAAAGACCGGTTTGTCAAACAAATCCATGTCAGTACGGAGGGACTTGTTTAGGAAGTAAAACAGGATCCGGATTTCTGTGCTTATGTCAGGCTGGACGGAGGGGATCTCTCTGTGAGGAAG AGGTTGAATTAACCCAGCCCTCATTTAGAAGCTCTGTCGGTGGATATTCTTCTTATCTGGCATATCCAGTCCACACCCAAAACGTTTTAAAGTCATTAGAATggcaatttcatttttcaactcCAAACACAGATCAAGTCGCTCTTTTGTTCTTCCTAGGACAAAGAGGGATTCATGACTTTGGCTCGGATTTCATTGCTTTGAGCTACATCAAAGGACATATTCTCATGACATGGGATTTAGGGGCAGGACCTCGACGAATCTTCACAAAAAGACCCGTAGATGAGAGATATTTTGTGCATGCCGTACGTTTTGGAAGAAATGGTAGAAGAGGATGGCTTCAAGTGGATAATTTCCCAAATATAACGGGATTGTCTCCAGGAAAACGAGAATTCTTGAACGTTACCTCTATGTACTACTACATTGGTGGACATGAAAACTACAACTTCAGTTTATTGCCTCATGATTTCCCTGTACATCGAGGTTTCTCGGGCTGTATGTTTGATATGGCGTATCGCTCTTACGTAACAGGACAGTTAACCCCACTAGCACTCCCTTCAAAAATAGGATCTAGCCCTATCCGTGGTCGAAATGTAGAGCAATGTCACTATGATATTTGTTCAAGTTCACCTTGTTCCAATGGTGGAACCTGTATCGGCTATGGAGCCTCATTTCT GTGTGAATGCACGGATGGTCGATATGGAATAACATGCTCAGAGGATACCTCAGCATGCACAACGGGAATGCACAAATGTGCAGTCAGCTCTAAATGCACAGTGACATTGAAGGGCTCTTATGAGTGCATTTGCCCTTTTGGAAAGAGTGGAAAATATTGTGACCAAG ATTTAATCGTCTCAGATCCCCTATTTACTGGCCATGGATCCTATATGCAAACACATCTCAAATCTGCAATCCGCTTCAATACCCATATACACATCGAAATCCGTCCGCAGACCCTTGAGGGTCATATCATACACTTAGGCCAATCTCGAAACGGTAGACATCAGGACTTTTTATCACTACTACTTGTGAATGGCTCAGTGGTCTTCAGCTTCAGTTTGGGTGGACCCATTGGGGGTAATGTAGGGAACACGGTCACTATTCGGACTTGCTGCGTAGAAATTGACAAATGGTACTCGGTTGAGGCTGGTCGCTATGGAAGAAAGGGATATTTGAGGTTGGATGGACAATTCACTACAGGTTCTACGGAGTCTGGGCTAAATACCCTGGATGTTGACCAGGAATTATTCCTTGGAGGTATTCCAAGTTCTCATATGTTGTTTATAGATTTTGTGAGTAAACACTACTATGAGGGTTGCATTCGTAATCTACACATCAATGAGAAAAGCTATCCACTCACTAGTACGGGGAATCATTGGAAAGGCTGGAACATTAAGGACTGTGATGGAACGGCTTGTGGAGGAGAACTCTGTCAGAATGGAGGAAAGTGTTCACTGAGTGAAAATATTCACAATCACAGAGGATACGAATGCGGTTGTCCGGATAACTATATCGGAGAACACTGTGAGCAACATCGACTCTGCATTAACGCCTGCGAAAACGATGGGATATGTAGTATAGGGGATGATGAAATCATTCATTGTGATTGTCCGCTGGGGTATCACGGATCTTTTTGTAGTGATG AGGAGGAAATCCGGGTTCCGCGATTCTATGGTGATGGCTTCATTAGTTTTGTCCTCTCTGAAACAAAGTCAATACGACACGTCACCTCCGTTGGCCTCTCTTTCAAAACAAAAGAAGCCCATGGGATGCTCCTGTGGCTCGGACAG GATCAAACATCAGATGATTATTTGGGAGTAGGTCTCAAGGATGGAATGGTTCACCTCGTATGGAACTTGGGATGGTTTTCCAGAACGGAATTGACGGTTCCATCCAAAGTAAATGATGACAAATGGCATCGGGTCTTGATTGATCGTATACGACAGGAATTAAAACTGGATGTGGATGGGAAAATCTATCAGAGTCGTGTAACAGGGAGTTATCATGAGCTGAACACAGTGAATGTCGTTCTCATAG gTGGGTCCTCTGAGAAAGATAACGTACAGGATATGACGAGAGGTCATTATTCTATGGGCTTTAATGGATGCATGAGAAATGTAACTATTCAGTCATCATCCATGGATAAGGcattgaaacaaaaatcatcTGGGATTCAGGGTAGAAATATTGACATTTGcttagtgtaa